A DNA window from Oncorhynchus tshawytscha isolate Ot180627B linkage group LG13, Otsh_v2.0, whole genome shotgun sequence contains the following coding sequences:
- the tbrg1 gene encoding transforming growth factor beta regulator 1 isoform X2, whose amino-acid sequence METSEEVLQGSPMIHGKEQARIDRSGPSTSRNQTTETPLSPMDPLNTLSNFESEMEPDGQGNYSLFPALDNMASLAGAAEALESEPPNDVADKPNLTWLDAAQIVLEAAGRPMHIKEIKQQIIDRGLVQSNAKSSLEAVMYRETDDEGQQALQSFTTQSFMGSPPQSTFSSSGSAASLPPFPSPTGLSETRPKTKKGPRKNQNEKYRLKYLRLRKAALAMIFENAALCDEVAHLEEKFVRAKEERRFLLKSLLQYQSVSEGELLTAATTSSHPPVTFSSIPTGASVLPVGHNLTSGAEEGLPKKPKKERGRENGKEDGPKRMSKKRKLADAGSRKLVQPIALDSSGRPVFPIVLGGLTVYSLGEIITDRMLFHDQCAIYPVGYCSTRFFASMKSPDQQCLYTCQIKDGGGGPQFEIVPEEDPQNAIAASSALTCHSNLLKAIGALRSKPVAPIVPSGADFFGFSHPTIQNLIQSCPGARKCSNYQWIRFEVCRPGDGQVPHSLSEDDASVSFEAYQRHQGFDDSIRGEHNLVGMTPQSPGSSHQHLLSSPTLQPSTSYFSH is encoded by the exons ATGGAGACAAGCGAAGAAGTGCTTCAGGGTTCTCCGATGATTCACGGAAAAGAGCAAGCACGAATTGACAGGAGTGGG CCCTCAACGAGCAGAAACCAGACCACAGAAACTCCTCTCTCACCTATGGACCCACTGAACACACTGTCCAACTTTGAGTCAGAGATGGAGCCAGACGGACAGGGAAACTACTCTCTCTTCCCTGCCTTGGACAACATGGCCAGCCTGGCAGGAGCTGCCGAGGCTCTAGAGAG TGAACCACCTAACGATGTTGCAGACAAGCCCAATCTCACATGGCTTGATGCTGCGCAg ATTGTACTGGAGGCAGCTGGACGCCCAATGCACATCAAGGAGATCAAACAGCAAATCATTGACAGGGGATTGGTTCAGTCCAA TGCGAAGTCGAGCCTTGAGGCTGTCATGTACCGTGAG ACAGATGATGAGGGGCAGCAGGCTCTACAGTCCTTCACCACCCAGTCTTTCATGGGGTCTCCCCCCCAGTCAACCTTCTCCAGCTCTGGCTCTGcagcctctctgcctcccttcccctcccccacaGGTCTCTCTGAGACCAGGCCCAAGACCAAGAAAGGCCCACGCAAGAACCAGAACGAAAAGTACAGACTAAAGTACCTCAGACTACGCAAAGCAGCACTGGCCATGATTTTT GAGAATGCGGCTCTCTGTGATGAAGTTGCCCACTTAGAGGAGAAGTTTGTGCGAGCAAAAGAAGAGCGCAG GTTCTTACTGAAATCACTGTTGCAGTACCAGTCTGTGTCAGAGGGGGAGCTGCTCACcgctgctactaccagctctcaCCCCCCTGTGACCTTCAGTTCCATCCCAACGGGGGCGTCAGTCCTACCTGTGGGTCATAACCTGACCTCTGGGGCAGAGGAGGGCCTTCCTAAGAAGCCTAAGAAGGAACGAGGCAGGGAGAATGGGAAAGAGGACG GTCCAAAAAGAATGTCAAAAAAGCGGAAGCTTGCTGACGCGGGGTCTCGTAAGCTGGTTCAGCCCATCGCCCTGGACTCCTCAGGACGTCCTGTCTTCCCCATAGTATTGGGGGGTCTGACTGTGTACAGTCTAGGGGAG ATTATCACAGACAGGATGCTGTTCCATGACCAGTGTGCCATCTACCCAGTGGGTTACTGTAGCACACGCTTCTTCGCCAGCATGAAGAGCCCTGATCAGCAGTGCCTCTACACCTGCCAGATTAAGGACGGGGGTGGTGGCCCACAG TTTGAGATAGTGCCTGAGGAAGACCCTCAGAATGCCATAGCGGCCTCCTCTGCCCTCACCTGCCATTCCAACCTGCTGAAGGCCATTGGTGCTCTAAG ATCGAAACCGGTGGCACCCATCGTGCCTTCAGGAGCAGACTTCTTTGGCTTCTCCCACCCCACCATCCAGAACCTGATCCAGAGCTGCCCAGGAGCACGCAAGTGCAGCAA TTATCAGTGGATCCGTTTCGAGGTGTGTCGTCCAGGCGACGGCCAGGTTCCACACAGCCTGTCTGAGGACGATGCCTCTGTCAGCTTTGAGGCATACCAGAGACACCAGGGCTTTGATGACAGCATCAGGGGGGAGCACAATCTAGTAG GCATGACTCCACAATCCCCTGGTTCCTCTCACCAGCATCTTCTGAGCTCACCCACCCTGCAACCATCTACATCTTACTTCAGCCACTGA
- the tbrg1 gene encoding transforming growth factor beta regulator 1 isoform X1, producing METSEEVLQGSPMIHGKEQARIDRSGPSTSRNQTTETPLSPMDPLNTLSNFESEMEPDGQGNYSLFPALDNMASLAGAAEALESEPPNDVADKPNLTWLDAAQIVLEAAGRPMHIKEIKQQIIDRGLVQSNAKSSLEAVMYRETQKGSRRFKRIENRNGVFALLTDDEGQQALQSFTTQSFMGSPPQSTFSSSGSAASLPPFPSPTGLSETRPKTKKGPRKNQNEKYRLKYLRLRKAALAMIFENAALCDEVAHLEEKFVRAKEERRFLLKSLLQYQSVSEGELLTAATTSSHPPVTFSSIPTGASVLPVGHNLTSGAEEGLPKKPKKERGRENGKEDGPKRMSKKRKLADAGSRKLVQPIALDSSGRPVFPIVLGGLTVYSLGEIITDRMLFHDQCAIYPVGYCSTRFFASMKSPDQQCLYTCQIKDGGGGPQFEIVPEEDPQNAIAASSALTCHSNLLKAIGALRSKPVAPIVPSGADFFGFSHPTIQNLIQSCPGARKCSNYQWIRFEVCRPGDGQVPHSLSEDDASVSFEAYQRHQGFDDSIRGEHNLVGMTPQSPGSSHQHLLSSPTLQPSTSYFSH from the exons ATGGAGACAAGCGAAGAAGTGCTTCAGGGTTCTCCGATGATTCACGGAAAAGAGCAAGCACGAATTGACAGGAGTGGG CCCTCAACGAGCAGAAACCAGACCACAGAAACTCCTCTCTCACCTATGGACCCACTGAACACACTGTCCAACTTTGAGTCAGAGATGGAGCCAGACGGACAGGGAAACTACTCTCTCTTCCCTGCCTTGGACAACATGGCCAGCCTGGCAGGAGCTGCCGAGGCTCTAGAGAG TGAACCACCTAACGATGTTGCAGACAAGCCCAATCTCACATGGCTTGATGCTGCGCAg ATTGTACTGGAGGCAGCTGGACGCCCAATGCACATCAAGGAGATCAAACAGCAAATCATTGACAGGGGATTGGTTCAGTCCAA TGCGAAGTCGAGCCTTGAGGCTGTCATGTACCGTGAG ACACAGAAAGGCAGCAGGAGATTCAAGAGGATTGAGAACAGAAATGGAGTCTTTGCACTGTTG ACAGATGATGAGGGGCAGCAGGCTCTACAGTCCTTCACCACCCAGTCTTTCATGGGGTCTCCCCCCCAGTCAACCTTCTCCAGCTCTGGCTCTGcagcctctctgcctcccttcccctcccccacaGGTCTCTCTGAGACCAGGCCCAAGACCAAGAAAGGCCCACGCAAGAACCAGAACGAAAAGTACAGACTAAAGTACCTCAGACTACGCAAAGCAGCACTGGCCATGATTTTT GAGAATGCGGCTCTCTGTGATGAAGTTGCCCACTTAGAGGAGAAGTTTGTGCGAGCAAAAGAAGAGCGCAG GTTCTTACTGAAATCACTGTTGCAGTACCAGTCTGTGTCAGAGGGGGAGCTGCTCACcgctgctactaccagctctcaCCCCCCTGTGACCTTCAGTTCCATCCCAACGGGGGCGTCAGTCCTACCTGTGGGTCATAACCTGACCTCTGGGGCAGAGGAGGGCCTTCCTAAGAAGCCTAAGAAGGAACGAGGCAGGGAGAATGGGAAAGAGGACG GTCCAAAAAGAATGTCAAAAAAGCGGAAGCTTGCTGACGCGGGGTCTCGTAAGCTGGTTCAGCCCATCGCCCTGGACTCCTCAGGACGTCCTGTCTTCCCCATAGTATTGGGGGGTCTGACTGTGTACAGTCTAGGGGAG ATTATCACAGACAGGATGCTGTTCCATGACCAGTGTGCCATCTACCCAGTGGGTTACTGTAGCACACGCTTCTTCGCCAGCATGAAGAGCCCTGATCAGCAGTGCCTCTACACCTGCCAGATTAAGGACGGGGGTGGTGGCCCACAG TTTGAGATAGTGCCTGAGGAAGACCCTCAGAATGCCATAGCGGCCTCCTCTGCCCTCACCTGCCATTCCAACCTGCTGAAGGCCATTGGTGCTCTAAG ATCGAAACCGGTGGCACCCATCGTGCCTTCAGGAGCAGACTTCTTTGGCTTCTCCCACCCCACCATCCAGAACCTGATCCAGAGCTGCCCAGGAGCACGCAAGTGCAGCAA TTATCAGTGGATCCGTTTCGAGGTGTGTCGTCCAGGCGACGGCCAGGTTCCACACAGCCTGTCTGAGGACGATGCCTCTGTCAGCTTTGAGGCATACCAGAGACACCAGGGCTTTGATGACAGCATCAGGGGGGAGCACAATCTAGTAG GCATGACTCCACAATCCCCTGGTTCCTCTCACCAGCATCTTCTGAGCTCACCCACCCTGCAACCATCTACATCTTACTTCAGCCACTGA
- the tbrg1 gene encoding transforming growth factor beta regulator 1 isoform X3 has product METSEEVLQGSPMIHGKEQARIDRSGPSTSRNQTTETPLSPMDPLNTLSNFESEMEPDGQGNYSLFPALDNMASLAGAAEALESEPPNDVADKPNLTWLDAAQIVLEAAGRPMHIKEIKQQIIDRGLVQSNAKSSLEAVMYRETQKGSRRFKRIENRNGVFALLTDDEGQQALQSFTTQSFMGSPPQSTFSSSGSAASLPPFPSPTGLSETRPKTKKGPRKNQNEKYRLKYLRLRKAALAMIFENAALCDEVAHLEEKFVRAKEERRFLLKSLLQYQSVSEGELLTAATTSSHPPVTFSSIPTGASVLPVGHNLTSGAEEGLPKKPKKERGRENGKEDGPKRMSKKRKLADAGSRKLVQPIALDSSGRPVFPIVLGGLTVYSLGEIITDRMLFHDQCAIYPVGYCSTRFFASMKSPDQQCLYTCQIKDGGGGPQFEIVPEEDPQNAIAASSALTCHSNLLKAIGALRSKPVAPIVPSGADFFGFSHPTIQNLIQSCPGARKCSNYQWIRFEVCRPGDGQVPHSLSEDDASVSFEAYQRHQGFDDSIRGEHNLA; this is encoded by the exons ATGGAGACAAGCGAAGAAGTGCTTCAGGGTTCTCCGATGATTCACGGAAAAGAGCAAGCACGAATTGACAGGAGTGGG CCCTCAACGAGCAGAAACCAGACCACAGAAACTCCTCTCTCACCTATGGACCCACTGAACACACTGTCCAACTTTGAGTCAGAGATGGAGCCAGACGGACAGGGAAACTACTCTCTCTTCCCTGCCTTGGACAACATGGCCAGCCTGGCAGGAGCTGCCGAGGCTCTAGAGAG TGAACCACCTAACGATGTTGCAGACAAGCCCAATCTCACATGGCTTGATGCTGCGCAg ATTGTACTGGAGGCAGCTGGACGCCCAATGCACATCAAGGAGATCAAACAGCAAATCATTGACAGGGGATTGGTTCAGTCCAA TGCGAAGTCGAGCCTTGAGGCTGTCATGTACCGTGAG ACACAGAAAGGCAGCAGGAGATTCAAGAGGATTGAGAACAGAAATGGAGTCTTTGCACTGTTG ACAGATGATGAGGGGCAGCAGGCTCTACAGTCCTTCACCACCCAGTCTTTCATGGGGTCTCCCCCCCAGTCAACCTTCTCCAGCTCTGGCTCTGcagcctctctgcctcccttcccctcccccacaGGTCTCTCTGAGACCAGGCCCAAGACCAAGAAAGGCCCACGCAAGAACCAGAACGAAAAGTACAGACTAAAGTACCTCAGACTACGCAAAGCAGCACTGGCCATGATTTTT GAGAATGCGGCTCTCTGTGATGAAGTTGCCCACTTAGAGGAGAAGTTTGTGCGAGCAAAAGAAGAGCGCAG GTTCTTACTGAAATCACTGTTGCAGTACCAGTCTGTGTCAGAGGGGGAGCTGCTCACcgctgctactaccagctctcaCCCCCCTGTGACCTTCAGTTCCATCCCAACGGGGGCGTCAGTCCTACCTGTGGGTCATAACCTGACCTCTGGGGCAGAGGAGGGCCTTCCTAAGAAGCCTAAGAAGGAACGAGGCAGGGAGAATGGGAAAGAGGACG GTCCAAAAAGAATGTCAAAAAAGCGGAAGCTTGCTGACGCGGGGTCTCGTAAGCTGGTTCAGCCCATCGCCCTGGACTCCTCAGGACGTCCTGTCTTCCCCATAGTATTGGGGGGTCTGACTGTGTACAGTCTAGGGGAG ATTATCACAGACAGGATGCTGTTCCATGACCAGTGTGCCATCTACCCAGTGGGTTACTGTAGCACACGCTTCTTCGCCAGCATGAAGAGCCCTGATCAGCAGTGCCTCTACACCTGCCAGATTAAGGACGGGGGTGGTGGCCCACAG TTTGAGATAGTGCCTGAGGAAGACCCTCAGAATGCCATAGCGGCCTCCTCTGCCCTCACCTGCCATTCCAACCTGCTGAAGGCCATTGGTGCTCTAAG ATCGAAACCGGTGGCACCCATCGTGCCTTCAGGAGCAGACTTCTTTGGCTTCTCCCACCCCACCATCCAGAACCTGATCCAGAGCTGCCCAGGAGCACGCAAGTGCAGCAA TTATCAGTGGATCCGTTTCGAGGTGTGTCGTCCAGGCGACGGCCAGGTTCCACACAGCCTGTCTGAGGACGATGCCTCTGTCAGCTTTGAGGCATACCAGAGACACCAGGGCTTTGATGACAGCATCAGGGGGGAGCACAATCTA GCATGA
- the LOC112266153 gene encoding collagenase 3-like — translation MQALFGLEVTGVLDKNTLEVMKESMCGVSDISRYGHFHRKQKWKKSTVTYRITQYTPDPRQSDVDATIAQAFQIYSDVILQDFKQIHTDTADIMILFKG, via the exons ATGCAGGCACTCTTTGGCCTGGAGGTCACTGGGGTTCTGGACAAAAACACTCTGGAGGTGATGAAGGAGTCCATGTGTGGAGTGTCTGACATCAGCAGATATGGACACTTCCACAGGAAACAAAAATGGAAGAAGAGCACTGTCACCTACAG AATCACTCAGTACACACCAGACCCAAGGCAGAGTGATGTAGATGCAACTATAGCCCAGGCCTTCCAAATCTACAGTGATGTAATCCTTCAAGACTTCAAACAGATCCACACTGACACTGCCGACATCATGATCCTCTTCAAGGGTTGA
- the mmp20b gene encoding matrix metalloproteinase-20, producing the protein MHLLFCWTCVLVLVLPGPCSTAPTSIPEEEVTALITGQTQEDLKLATEYLRHYYNLKKEQPLARIKRYLPSFTSKVKDMQSFFGLNTTGSLDSETLEVMSTPRCGVSDVEDYSHNNRVNRWNKNVITYSIGSYTSDLPHSTVDSLIESALSVWARASTLTFVRSLTQRADIMVEFATFEHGDAYPFDGSKGTLAHAFGPGEGIGGDAHFDDDETWTAGSKGFNLYLVAAHEFGHSLGLRHSQNPESLMYPTYKSSRSSHNLLSKEDIAIINSLYGPKNSQPYYYSRHGWNPLYNPWFLGSHFPLMMQNKCSADLSFDAVSTLGDATFFFKDKYLWIKHNQQYDIKEGPINNFMPKIDSKIDAAFWVPRRSTAYLIHESMYWTVKGSIVKGKPKPISNFGFPPWVQEVDAAVHIVKTGRTLFFIHDIYYSYNENRRVMDAGYPQYISDDFQGLNTTIDAAVYKDGVIYFFVGPHVYKYDYTQKQVVGTEKANTWLGC; encoded by the exons ATGCATCTTCTGTTCTGTTGGACCTGTGTTCTGGTCTTGGTTCTGCCTGGTCCATGTTCTACAGCTCCTACATCTATTCCTGAAGAAGAGGTCACGGCACTCATCACAGGACAGACCCAAGAGGACCTAAAGCTGGCCACA GAGTACCTCCGGCATTATTACAACCTGAAGAAAGAGCAACCTTTGGCTCGGATCAAGAGGTACCTGCCCTCGTTCACCTCCAAGGTGAAGGACATGCAGAGCTTCTTTGGCCTCAACACCACAGGCAGTCTGGACTCTGAGACCCTGGAGGTGATGAGTACCCCTCGCTGTGGGGTCTCTGATGTAGAGGACTACAGTCACAACAACCGAGTCAACCGCTGGAACAAGAACGTCATCACCTACAG CATTGGCAGCTACACCAGTGATTTGCCTCACAGCACGGTGGACTCTCTGATTGAGTCGGCGCTCAGCGTCTGGGCCAGGGCCAGCACTCTGACCTTTGTCAGGTCACTCACACAGAGGGCCGACATCATGGTGGAGTTTGCTACCTTTG AGCACGGTGATGCCTACCCGTTTGATGGGTCTAAGGGCACTTTGGCACATGCCTTTGGCCCTGGAGAGGGAATTGGAGGCGATGCCCACTTTGACGACGATGAAACTTGGACGGCAGGGTCAAAGG GGTTCAACCTGTATCTAGTGGCAGCCCATGAGTTTGGTCATTCTTTAGGCTTAAGGCACTCCCAAAATCCAGAGTCATTGATGTATCCTACATACAAATCCAGTCGCAGTTCACACAACCTGCTCTCCAAAGAGGACATAGCAATAATCAACTCACTTTACG GTCCAAAAAACAGTCAGCCATATTACTACTCCAGACATGGCTGGAATCCACTTTACAACCCCTGGTTCCTGGGTTCCCACTTCCCTCTGATGATGCAGAACAAATGTTCAGCTGACCTGTCCTTTGATGCTGTCTCCACCCTGGGGGATGCCACCTTCTTTTTCAAAGACAA GTATCTATGGATCAAGCACAACCAGCAATATGATATAAAAGAAGGTCCTATCAACAACTTCATGCCAAAGATTGATTCCAAAATTGATGCTGCCTTCTGGGTCCCTCGGCGATCCACTGCTTACCTGATTCATG AATCCATGTACTGGACGGTGAAGGGTTCCATTGTGAAAGGCAAACCTAAACCCATCAGCAACTTTGGCTTCCCACCATGGGTTCAGGAAGTAGACGCAGCGGTACACATCGTCAAAACAGGACGCACGCTGTTCTTCATTCACGACATTTACTACAG TTATAATGAAAACCGAAGAGTTATGGATGCTGGATACCCACAGTACATCAGTGATGATTTCCAAGGGCTCAATACTACTATCGATGCTGCTGTCTACAAAGATG GTGTCATCTACTTCTTCGTTGGACCACACGTGTACAAGTACGATTATACCCAGAAACAAGTTGTTGGAACTGAGAAAGCAAATACCTGGCTCGGATGCTAG